One window from the genome of Gopherus evgoodei ecotype Sinaloan lineage chromosome 2, rGopEvg1_v1.p, whole genome shotgun sequence encodes:
- the LOC115647234 gene encoding cytochrome c1, heme protein, mitochondrial isoform X2 has translation MAALTAARCLVLRTRGGSLLPPPPGPRLRPPQASMSSLSGMSRGRKVALSALGVLAAGGAGLALALHTAVSASDLQLHPPSYAWSHNGLLASLDHSSIRRGYQVYKQVCAACHSMDYLAFRNLIGVSHTEAEAKALAEEAEVVDGPDENGEMFTRPGKLSDYFPKPYPNHEAARAANNGALPPDLSYIISARHGGEDYVFSLLTGYCDPPTGVVIREELHYNPYFPGQAITMAPPIYDEILEFEDGTPATMSQIAKDVCTFLRWAAEPEHDHRKRMGMKMLMMIGLLTPLIYYLKRHKWSVLKSRKIAYRPPK, from the exons GCCAGCATGTCGTCGCTGTCGGGCATGTCCCGTGGCAGGAAGGTGGCGCTGTCTGCGTTGGGCGTGCTGGCTGCTGGTGGCGCTGGGCTGGCCCTGGCTCTCCACACGGCTGTGAGTGCCAGCGACCTGCAGTTGCACCCTCCCAGCTACGCCTGGAGCCACAACGGCCTGCTGGCCTCCCTAGATCACAGCAG cATCCGGCGCGGCTACCAGGTGTACAAGCAGGTGTGTGCCGCCTGCCACAGCATGGACTACCTGGCCTTCCGCAATCTCATCGGCGTCTCCCACACCGAGGCTGAAGCCAAGGCCCTGGCCGAGGAG GCGGAGGTGGTCGATGGCCCGGACGAGAATGGCGAGATGTTCACGCGCCCAGGCAAGCTCTCCGATTACTTCCCCAAGCCCTACCCCAACCATGAGGCGGCACGAGCGGCCAACAACGGGGCGCTGCCCCCAGACCTGAGCTACATCATCAGTGCCAG GCACGGGGGTGAGGACTACGTGTTCTCCCTCCTCACCGGCTACTGCGACCCGCCCACTGGGGTGGTCATCAGGGAAGAGCTGCACTACAACCCCTACTTCCCGGGGCAGGCCATCACCATGGCGCCCCCCATCTACGACGAGATCCTGGAGTTCGAGGACG GGACCCCAGCCACCATGTCCCAGATAGCGAAAGACGTGTGCACGTTCCTGAGGTGGGCAGCGGAGCCAGAGCACGATCACCGCAAGCGCATGGGAATGAAG atGCTGATGATGATTGGCCTCCTGACACCCCTCATCTACTACCTGAAGCGCCACAAGTGGTCTGTACTAAAGAGCAGGAAAATCGCATACCGGCCCCCCAAGTAA
- the LOC115647234 gene encoding cytochrome c1, heme protein, mitochondrial isoform X3: protein MNPSRSTKASMSSLSGMSRGRKVALSALGVLAAGGAGLALALHTAVSASDLQLHPPSYAWSHNGLLASLDHSSIRRGYQVYKQVCAACHSMDYLAFRNLIGVSHTEAEAKALAEEAEVVDGPDENGEMFTRPGKLSDYFPKPYPNHEAARAANNGALPPDLSYIISARHGGEDYVFSLLTGYCDPPTGVVIREELHYNPYFPGQAITMAPPIYDEILEFEDGTPATMSQIAKDVCTFLRWAAEPEHDHRKRMGMKMLMMIGLLTPLIYYLKRHKWSVLKSRKIAYRPPK from the exons GCCAGCATGTCGTCGCTGTCGGGCATGTCCCGTGGCAGGAAGGTGGCGCTGTCTGCGTTGGGCGTGCTGGCTGCTGGTGGCGCTGGGCTGGCCCTGGCTCTCCACACGGCTGTGAGTGCCAGCGACCTGCAGTTGCACCCTCCCAGCTACGCCTGGAGCCACAACGGCCTGCTGGCCTCCCTAGATCACAGCAG cATCCGGCGCGGCTACCAGGTGTACAAGCAGGTGTGTGCCGCCTGCCACAGCATGGACTACCTGGCCTTCCGCAATCTCATCGGCGTCTCCCACACCGAGGCTGAAGCCAAGGCCCTGGCCGAGGAG GCGGAGGTGGTCGATGGCCCGGACGAGAATGGCGAGATGTTCACGCGCCCAGGCAAGCTCTCCGATTACTTCCCCAAGCCCTACCCCAACCATGAGGCGGCACGAGCGGCCAACAACGGGGCGCTGCCCCCAGACCTGAGCTACATCATCAGTGCCAG GCACGGGGGTGAGGACTACGTGTTCTCCCTCCTCACCGGCTACTGCGACCCGCCCACTGGGGTGGTCATCAGGGAAGAGCTGCACTACAACCCCTACTTCCCGGGGCAGGCCATCACCATGGCGCCCCCCATCTACGACGAGATCCTGGAGTTCGAGGACG GGACCCCAGCCACCATGTCCCAGATAGCGAAAGACGTGTGCACGTTCCTGAGGTGGGCAGCGGAGCCAGAGCACGATCACCGCAAGCGCATGGGAATGAAG atGCTGATGATGATTGGCCTCCTGACACCCCTCATCTACTACCTGAAGCGCCACAAGTGGTCTGTACTAAAGAGCAGGAAAATCGCATACCGGCCCCCCAAGTAA
- the LOC115647234 gene encoding cytochrome c1, heme protein, mitochondrial isoform X1, whose product MLCLEACCIPCTRRLPAPPPSSPGAGEGSTGSNWVPLGSTSHRAGVDSGECGWGRRGGCPCWSWQAERLPSVFQASMSSLSGMSRGRKVALSALGVLAAGGAGLALALHTAVSASDLQLHPPSYAWSHNGLLASLDHSSIRRGYQVYKQVCAACHSMDYLAFRNLIGVSHTEAEAKALAEEAEVVDGPDENGEMFTRPGKLSDYFPKPYPNHEAARAANNGALPPDLSYIISARHGGEDYVFSLLTGYCDPPTGVVIREELHYNPYFPGQAITMAPPIYDEILEFEDGTPATMSQIAKDVCTFLRWAAEPEHDHRKRMGMKMLMMIGLLTPLIYYLKRHKWSVLKSRKIAYRPPK is encoded by the exons ATGCTGTGCTTGGAGGCATGTTGCATCCCATGCACCCGCAGgctgcctgctcccccaccctcctctcctggAGCAGGGGAAGGTTCCACAGGCTCGAACTGGGTCCCTCTGGGCAGCACGAGCCACCGCGCCGGCGTGGACTCTGGGGAGTGTGGCTGGGGGCGCAGAGGCGGGTGCCCATGCTGGAGCTGGCAGGCTGAGCGACTTCCGTCTGTGTTCCAGGCCAGCATGTCGTCGCTGTCGGGCATGTCCCGTGGCAGGAAGGTGGCGCTGTCTGCGTTGGGCGTGCTGGCTGCTGGTGGCGCTGGGCTGGCCCTGGCTCTCCACACGGCTGTGAGTGCCAGCGACCTGCAGTTGCACCCTCCCAGCTACGCCTGGAGCCACAACGGCCTGCTGGCCTCCCTAGATCACAGCAG cATCCGGCGCGGCTACCAGGTGTACAAGCAGGTGTGTGCCGCCTGCCACAGCATGGACTACCTGGCCTTCCGCAATCTCATCGGCGTCTCCCACACCGAGGCTGAAGCCAAGGCCCTGGCCGAGGAG GCGGAGGTGGTCGATGGCCCGGACGAGAATGGCGAGATGTTCACGCGCCCAGGCAAGCTCTCCGATTACTTCCCCAAGCCCTACCCCAACCATGAGGCGGCACGAGCGGCCAACAACGGGGCGCTGCCCCCAGACCTGAGCTACATCATCAGTGCCAG GCACGGGGGTGAGGACTACGTGTTCTCCCTCCTCACCGGCTACTGCGACCCGCCCACTGGGGTGGTCATCAGGGAAGAGCTGCACTACAACCCCTACTTCCCGGGGCAGGCCATCACCATGGCGCCCCCCATCTACGACGAGATCCTGGAGTTCGAGGACG GGACCCCAGCCACCATGTCCCAGATAGCGAAAGACGTGTGCACGTTCCTGAGGTGGGCAGCGGAGCCAGAGCACGATCACCGCAAGCGCATGGGAATGAAG atGCTGATGATGATTGGCCTCCTGACACCCCTCATCTACTACCTGAAGCGCCACAAGTGGTCTGTACTAAAGAGCAGGAAAATCGCATACCGGCCCCCCAAGTAA